In Pyxicephalus adspersus chromosome 12, UCB_Pads_2.0, whole genome shotgun sequence, a genomic segment contains:
- the GPR65 gene encoding psychosine receptor: MLPGVSEHNQTNNVCLTYHDFDKFLFPAIYIIVIIISVPINLISLYVSYLQVKKKNELGIYLLNLSFADLLYALTLPMWVDFSLNHDNWRFAEWVCRLSAFSMHTNLYSSAGFLTCISLDRYLAVVYPLKYRHLRTRKVAALVSFLVWTIQCASNIIILVNDETQNNTMDLLCYDIFPMEQWKATFSIFNVCIGHFLPLLIMVGCYYRIFVAVNLNQATADKDKRKIKQLLLTIVVTFVLTFTPYHIVLLIRSIKEPGNCSFVGKIFILYKVTMAISSLNCLADPLLYCFVSEIGRADAKAVLHCFHTQVESPASTEYQMSAISPSHVKVKHIQDLGTI, encoded by the coding sequence ATGCTCCCGGGAGTATCCGAGCACAACCAAACCAACAACGTTTGTCTCACGTATCATGACTTCGATAAGTTTTTATTCCCAGCCATTTATATCATCGTGATCATCATCAGCGTTCCCATCAATCTGATCTCACTCTACGTCTCCTACCtacaagtgaaaaagaaaaatgaattagGAATCTATTTGCTGAATTTGTCCTTTGCTGACCTCCTCTATGCACTGACTTTACCCATGTGGGTTGATTTTAGCCTCAATCACGACAATTGGCGTTTTGCAGAATGGGTCTGCAGGTTGAGTGCGTTCTCCATGCACACCAATCTGTACAGCAGCGCCGGATTCCTGACTTGCATTTCCCTGGACCGCTACCTAGCCGTGGTCTATCCTTTAAAATACCGCCACTTGCGGACGAGGAAAGTGGCGGCGCTGGTTAGTTTCTTGGTGTGGACCATACAGTGCGCTTCAAATATCATCATCCTGGTTAATGATGAGACTCAGAATAACACAATGGACCTCTTGTGTTATGACATATTCCCCATGGAACAATGGAAAGCcacttttagtatttttaatgtcTGCATTGGGCATTTTCTGCCGCTGTTGATCATGGTGGGCTGCTACTATAGGATTTTTGTTGCGGTGAACCTAAACCAAGCCACGGCAGACAAAGACAAACGCAAAATTAAACAATTACTGCTCACTATAGTTGTGACTTTTGTGCTGACTTTCACACCTTACCATATAGTTCTGCTCATACGAAGTATTAAAGAGCCCGGTAACTGCTCCTTTGTAGGGaagatatttattttgtacaaagtCACCATGGCCATATCCAGTCTCAATTGTCTTGCCGACCCGTTGCTTTACTGCTTCGTCAGTGAGATTGGAAGGGCCGATGCAAAGGCCGTGCTGCACTGCTTCCATACACAGGTGGAATCTCCGGCCAGTACAGAATACCAAATGTCGGCAATCTCACCGAGCCATGTGAAGGTCAAACATATACAGGACTTGGGAactatctaa